One window from the genome of Sesamum indicum cultivar Zhongzhi No. 13 linkage group LG15, S_indicum_v1.0, whole genome shotgun sequence encodes:
- the LOC105177839 gene encoding uncharacterized protein LOC105177839, giving the protein MDLYSYTTTNVSASSSSSPSFSNLSNSSAHQHQEKTGKPPPPYRSALHSVRKLPFKNVILKKPIAPMPPTPPKIYKVDPADFRDVVQKLTGAPEFHPTRLQEVTPPPNRTPLVHPTIKMPLTSSPGFAAEAPEEKHWKSFDGSLGTASPLGFSLSPSSLAWFSSVLLSP; this is encoded by the coding sequence ATGGACTTATATTCATACACTACTACTAATGTTtcagcttcttcttcttcatctccttctttttccaatttatCTAACTCTTCAGCTCACCAGCACCAAGAAAAGACTGGCAAACCGCCGCCGCCTTACCGTTCCGCGCTCCATTCCGTTCGCAAATTGCCGTTCAAGAACGTGATTCTGAAGAAACCAATCGCACCTATGCCGCCAACCCCGCCAAAGATCTACAAGGTGGATCCCGCCGATTTCAGAGATGTTGTCCAGAAACTTACGGGTGCGCCTGAGTTCCACCCGACGCGGCTGCAGGAGGTGACCCCGCCGCCGAATCGGACGCCACTCGTTCATCCTACCATCAAGATGCCATTAACCAGCAGCCCTGGTTTTGCGGCGGAAGCACCAGAAGAAAAGCACTGGAAATCATTCGATGGTAGTTTGGGGACAGCTAGTCCACTTGGATTCAGCTTGTCTCCTTCATCTCTTGCATGGTTTTCATCTGTTCTTTTAAGTCCATGA
- the LOC105177840 gene encoding uncharacterized protein LOC105177840, producing the protein MSWLARSIANSLKFDDDDDNDLNPGQKPDPKESENPESQSDDGSLSPTSPSRGVKEDLSELSRTLTRQFWGVASFLAPPPQPEQKSDPDVSEPDQGSILGIRSDFAEIGGKFRSGISRLSNNINVSEITKIASNFLQLESDEENEETGRKVDFTSLGKGAVGVTEEVVAFARDIAMHPETWLDFPLPQNAGDDVDFDMSDAQQEHALAVERFAPRLAALRIELCPEYMSESCFWKIYFVLVHPRLVEEDAELLSTPQIVEARALLAHELKNQNTARPEDLSEKRSLDPEENAISRPEEHLSVPSPVIPKSEHDKASDVNISTSAAISTPEVVKHSVERNEVQIVDKPVIEENDAGQVKDPHSISGPSNVYEKKDEDDADDWLKEETSEIGGAVGNIIPVENEDDVSFSDLEEDDGDIPTSFRKSNYSSDKDSRDWVQLGKSPSDNSKNIDVKHSDKENANDNETEGSNDWLDVDDIVVA; encoded by the exons ATGTCATGGTTGGCCCGATCCATCGCTAACTCTCTCAAGTTCGATGACGACGACGACAATGACCTCAACCCCGGTCAAAAACCCGACCCTAAAGAGTCCGAAAACCCTGAATCCCAAAGCGACGACGGTAGTTTATCTCCGACGTCTCCGTCGCGCGGCGTCAAAGAAGACCTCTCGGAGCTCAGCAGAACCCTAACCCGACAATTTTGGGGCGTCGCTTCATTCTTAGCACCTCCGCCGCAGCCCGAACAGAAATCCGACCCGGATGTATCGGAACCCGATCAGGGTTCCATTTTGGGAATCCGAAGTGACTTTGCTGAGATTGGGGGCAAGTTCAGGAGTGGAATTTCTCGGCTGTCGAATAACATCAACGTTtctgaaattactaaaattgcCTCGAATTTCCTGCAATTGGAATCGGATGAGGAGAATGAAGAGACAGGGAGGAAGGTAGATTTCACTTCCTTGGGGAAAGGAGCAGTTGGCGTAACTGAGGAAGTGGTGGCTTTCGCACGTGACATTGCGATGCATCCCGAGACCTGGTTGGATTTTCCATTACCTCAAAATGCTGGAGATGATGTTG ATTTTGATATGTCCGATGCCCAACAAGAGCATGCATTAGCAGTTGAACGGTTCGCCCCGAGATTGGCTGCACTAAGGATTGAGCTTTGCCCTGAATACATGAGCGAAAGCTGCTTCTGGAAGATTTATTTTGTACTCGTTCACCCTAGACTAGTTGAAGAGGATGCTGAACTTCTGTCAACACCACag ATAGTGGAAGCCCGGGCCTTGCTGGCACATGAATTGAAGAACCAAAATACAGCTAGACCAGAAGATTTGTCTGAAAAGAGATCTTTGGACCCAGAGGAAAATGCTATTTCTCGTCCGGAAGAGCACCTTTCAGTGCCATCACCTGTCATTCCTAAAAGCGAGCATGACAAAGCATCTGACGTTAATATAAGCACTTCAGCAGCAATATCTACTCCTGAAGTAGTGAAGCACTCAGTCGAGAGAAATGAAGTCCAAATTGTTGACAAGCCTGTCATTGAAGAGAATGATGCTGGTCAAGTTAAAGATCCACACTCAATATCTGGTCCCTCAAATGtttatgaaaagaaagatgaagatgatgCAGATGATTGGTTAAAGGAAGAAACTTCTGAGATCGGGGGTGCTGTTGGAAATATCATTCCCGTTGAAAACGAGGATGATGTGTCATTTAGTGATCTTGAAGAGGATGATGGAGACATTCCCACGAGTTTTAGAAAATCGAATTACAGTTCTGATAAAGACTCCCGAGATTGGGTTCAATTGGGAAAAAGCCCATCAGACAATTCCAAGAATATCGATGTGAAGCACTCTGACAAGGAAAATGCAAATGACAACGAGACTGAGGGATCAAATGACTGGCTAGATGTTGATGACATTGTCGTGGCTTGA